The nucleotide window GGATGGCCGCTGGGCGCTAGCGCCCCCTCCCGCGAAGGGGCGAGGGGGCCGCCTCTGGCTTTCACCCGTGGGCATTCTACCCTTGGGAATGCGTGAGAAGTTTGGAGCCTTGGATAAAAGAGTAGACCCTAGGGGAAAATGAGGCAGGTCGGGAGGGCGCTGTGGTCGGTGGGGACGGTGGCGAAAAACACTGGCTACTTTGTGAAAGCCGAGGCTGGGAGCTTTGAcactttcccttcctcacccGCTCCGCGCGATGCGCTGGGGAGGGGACTCCACGCCCCCCACGCCCTCGGCTCGGTTCGCCTCGGTCCGCACCGGGATGCGGAGTGAGCGCAGGGGCTCCGGAGGCGCGACCGCGAACCGCGGCGCCCCGGCTCGCTCGTtcgctccttctgcctcctccacccccccgccgccgccgcgagtCGGCTAAGCTCTCGGAGCGCGCTCAGGCGGCACGGAAAGCGTCCGGGCGGGAGCGGGGGCAGGTGCCGGAGCCGGAACAGGAGCGGCGAGGCGCCGGGTGACGGCGCGCCGGGGGCGGGCGGCCCGGAGGCAGCCACGGGAGCCAGCAGGTGAGCTAAGGCGCCGggcgccgggcgggcggggggccgcACGGGGCGGGGGGCCGCGGGAGGAGGCGGGGCTGCGCGCCCGGCGGTCTCCTCTCCCGGCGCTGACGCGGGCCTGTGGCTGTCGGGGACGACGGACCCTGCACGGCGCTTGCCGGGCTTCCCCGGGGTGGAGAGCGCGCCTGAGTGCCGTCGCCCGCCGGGCTTGGGGAGCCGCTTCCTGCTCGGCTGCGTCAGCGGCGGAGGATGCTGTCCGCGTGCGGAGGTGAGGCGCGGCGGGGGCGAGCGCAGCTCC belongs to Meles meles unplaced genomic scaffold, mMelMel3.1 paternal haplotype, whole genome shotgun sequence and includes:
- the LOC123936378 gene encoding zinc finger protein ZIC 5-like, with the protein product MRWGGDSTPPTPSARFASVRTGMRSERRGSGGATANRGAPARSFAPSASSTPPPPPRAPGAGRAGGRTGRGAAGGGGAARPAVSSPGADAGLWLSGTTDPARRLPGFPGVESAPECRRPPGLGSRFLLGCVSGGGCCPRAEVHGDFFLLLTTLGVSGRQRESGCFLLMGPNGGSPGLAWQQTSRTKAPSIL